A window of Aerococcus urinae contains these coding sequences:
- a CDS encoding type II toxin-antitoxin system RelE/ParE family toxin, whose amino-acid sequence MNKIRFTSAFKRDYKRYKKKHYPMTKIDKAICLIASEEIDILINQYRLHNLKGEWQGYKELHVDGDTLIIYIDQKGIVTLTRLGTHDQLF is encoded by the coding sequence ATGAATAAAATTAGATTTACTAGTGCTTTCAAGCGGGATTATAAACGTTACAAGAAAAAGCACTATCCCATGACTAAAATTGATAAGGCTATATGCTTGATAGCTAGTGAAGAAATAGACATCTTAATTAATCAGTATAGGCTTCATAATCTAAAGGGAGAATGGCAAGGATATAAAGAACTTCATGTTGATGGGGATACGCTAATTATTTATATTGATCAAAAAGGGATAGTAACCTTAACTAGGTTAGGAACACATGACCAACTTTTTTAG
- a CDS encoding histidine phosphatase family protein codes for MLKHLYLMRHGETEFNLENRVQGWCDSPLTEKGIRQAELARDMLREREITFTHGYSSPLDRARETLKYSSPNPMPTETVTGLKEWGFGSLEGQSRDLMPKPLSAPKTDDYYCQYGGERASEVCQRINHSLQAIMTREDSQQVLAVAHGAVIYQFVKDFLPDPVAGIGNCEIFHFVYDFNTFTFIENMKPYREMSVSGENLFAKSDKTL; via the coding sequence ATGTTAAAGCATTTATATCTCATGCGCCACGGGGAAACGGAATTCAATTTGGAGAACAGAGTACAGGGCTGGTGTGATTCCCCTTTAACTGAAAAAGGTATCCGACAAGCCGAGCTGGCTAGAGATATGCTAAGGGAACGAGAAATCACTTTTACCCATGGCTACAGCTCACCACTTGACCGGGCCAGAGAAACGCTAAAATATAGCAGCCCCAATCCCATGCCCACAGAAACAGTCACTGGTTTAAAGGAATGGGGCTTTGGTTCACTAGAAGGGCAATCTCGCGACCTCATGCCTAAACCTCTCTCAGCACCCAAAACGGATGATTACTATTGTCAATATGGTGGTGAGAGAGCTAGCGAAGTCTGTCAACGCATTAACCATAGCCTCCAAGCCATCATGACTAGAGAGGATAGCCAGCAAGTCTTAGCGGTCGCTCATGGGGCTGTTATCTACCAATTTGTAAAAGATTTCCTCCCTGACCCGGTTGCTGGTATCGGCAACTGCGAAATCTTTCACTTTGTTTACGATTTCAACACCTTCACCTTTATAGAAAATATGAAGCCTTATCGGGAGATGTCCGTGTCTGGTGAAAATTTATTTGCAAAATCGGACAAAACGTTATAA
- the mutS gene encoding DNA mismatch repair protein MutS: MAKKKTPMMEQYYQIKDQYPDAFLFFRLGDFYEMFDDDAKKAAQILEITLTSRNRNADDPIPMCGVPYHSADEYVKTLVNQGYKVAIAEQMEDPKQAKGMVDRQVIKVITPGTYYNSSDKENVFICAIIHQEGAYALAYTDISTGELKVTHMDSFEMLLTEFSQIQAKEVVFYHELREKDLAQLEQLFPFTSSYINQKTLDQLPETAFEKITQNIKHGIELKALHILMAYVYSTQFRMVNHWRQAESYELDYYLHMDYFAKRNLELTESIRTQKCSGSLLHFLDETKTAMGGRLLRQWLDRPLIIQATIEERLDQVESLIDAFFERRNIQENLSGVYDLERLVAKISMGQVNARELLQLMNSLKKVPQVSENLQSIQDNQSDSQETGVWTKLLNSLAALPEVVETIESAIDPEANISITEGGIIRDGFSDQLDDYRQAIRHGSEWIANLQAKEREATGIKSLKIGYNKVFGYYIEVTKANLHLLPEGRYERKQTLTNAERFITPELKEMEYRILEAQEKSVDLEYELFLGVREKVKVYQKDLQAIAQAIAQVDVIQSLAEISEQNQYVRPHFSGEDRALLIKDSRHPVVEETLGRDDFVPNDIIMDKDTSILLITGPNMSGKSTYMRQLGLTVIMAQMGSFVPASQATLPIFDQIFTRIGATDDLQAGQSTFMVEMMEANQAIQHATDRSLLLFDEIGRGTSTYDGIALAQAILEYLHDHLKAKVLFSTHYHELTDLDNHLPALKNIHVGAIEKDGEVVFLHKVYDGPADKSYGIHVAKLAGLPKSLLTNAANILSDLESEAAKGAEPKQLNLFTDQENFNQKTASEDYVLDQLDAVDINHLSPIEALELLNQLQRKLSEED, encoded by the coding sequence ATGGCGAAGAAAAAAACACCAATGATGGAGCAATACTATCAGATCAAAGATCAATATCCCGATGCCTTTTTATTTTTTAGGCTGGGCGATTTTTATGAAATGTTTGATGATGACGCCAAAAAAGCGGCACAGATATTAGAAATAACCCTAACGAGTCGAAATCGGAATGCGGATGATCCCATTCCCATGTGTGGTGTTCCCTATCATTCAGCGGATGAGTATGTGAAAACCCTAGTCAACCAAGGCTATAAGGTCGCTATCGCTGAACAAATGGAAGATCCTAAGCAAGCTAAGGGTATGGTAGACCGGCAAGTGATCAAGGTGATTACTCCGGGGACTTATTACAATTCTAGCGATAAGGAAAATGTCTTTATTTGTGCGATTATACATCAAGAAGGCGCCTATGCTTTAGCTTATACTGATATTTCAACAGGCGAGTTGAAAGTGACCCATATGGATTCATTTGAAATGCTGTTAACAGAATTCTCACAAATTCAAGCCAAGGAAGTTGTCTTTTACCATGAACTTCGTGAAAAAGACTTGGCCCAACTCGAGCAGCTCTTTCCTTTCACCTCTTCCTATATTAATCAGAAAACCCTCGATCAATTACCGGAAACTGCCTTTGAAAAAATTACTCAAAATATTAAGCATGGTATTGAGCTTAAGGCTCTGCATATTTTGATGGCCTATGTTTATAGTACCCAGTTTCGTATGGTTAACCACTGGCGCCAAGCGGAGTCCTATGAGTTAGATTATTACTTGCATATGGACTATTTTGCTAAACGCAATTTAGAATTAACCGAATCGATTCGAACTCAGAAATGTTCAGGAAGTTTACTGCATTTTCTCGATGAGACTAAAACCGCCATGGGCGGACGTTTGCTAAGACAGTGGCTGGACCGGCCTCTTATTATCCAAGCAACGATTGAAGAGCGCTTAGACCAAGTAGAGTCCTTGATCGACGCCTTCTTTGAACGGCGCAATATCCAAGAAAATCTCTCTGGGGTCTACGATTTAGAGCGCTTAGTGGCTAAGATCTCAATGGGGCAGGTCAATGCCCGCGAGCTCCTGCAATTGATGAATTCCTTGAAAAAGGTTCCCCAAGTCTCTGAAAATTTACAGTCTATCCAAGACAATCAAAGTGACAGCCAAGAGACTGGCGTTTGGACCAAGCTTCTTAACAGCCTGGCAGCCCTACCAGAAGTGGTTGAAACCATCGAAAGCGCTATTGATCCGGAAGCGAATATATCGATTACTGAAGGTGGCATTATTAGGGATGGCTTTAGTGACCAGCTGGATGACTACCGTCAGGCCATTCGCCACGGGTCAGAATGGATTGCTAACCTGCAAGCCAAGGAGCGTGAAGCGACCGGGATTAAATCTTTAAAAATTGGCTATAATAAGGTTTTTGGTTATTATATCGAGGTAACCAAGGCCAACCTCCATCTTTTACCAGAAGGTCGGTATGAGAGAAAGCAAACCCTAACTAATGCGGAACGCTTCATTACCCCAGAATTAAAAGAGATGGAATATCGGATCTTGGAAGCTCAGGAAAAATCAGTTGACTTGGAGTACGAGCTGTTCCTTGGGGTGAGAGAAAAGGTAAAAGTCTACCAAAAAGACCTACAAGCCATCGCCCAGGCTATTGCCCAGGTGGACGTGATTCAGTCCCTAGCGGAAATTAGCGAACAAAACCAGTATGTGCGTCCTCATTTTAGTGGAGAAGACCGGGCCTTATTGATTAAAGATTCCCGCCACCCAGTGGTTGAAGAAACTTTAGGACGTGACGATTTTGTCCCTAATGACATCATCATGGATAAGGACACTTCCATTCTATTAATTACCGGACCTAATATGTCAGGAAAATCCACTTACATGCGCCAGCTGGGCCTCACCGTGATCATGGCCCAAATGGGAAGTTTTGTACCCGCTAGTCAAGCGACCCTGCCTATTTTTGACCAGATCTTTACCCGGATTGGGGCAACCGATGACTTGCAAGCGGGGCAAAGTACCTTTATGGTCGAAATGATGGAAGCTAACCAGGCTATTCAACATGCGACTGACCGGTCCTTGTTACTCTTTGACGAGATTGGTCGGGGAACTTCGACTTATGATGGCATTGCTTTAGCCCAAGCTATTTTAGAGTATTTACACGACCATCTTAAGGCGAAGGTGCTCTTTTCAACCCATTACCATGAACTGACTGATCTGGATAATCACTTGCCAGCTCTTAAGAATATTCACGTCGGAGCCATTGAAAAAGATGGGGAAGTGGTCTTTCTTCACAAGGTTTATGATGGCCCGGCCGATAAGAGTTATGGGATTCATGTTGCTAAGCTGGCTGGCTTACCTAAGAGCTTATTAACCAATGCAGCTAATATTTTATCTGACTTGGAGAGTGAAGCCGCTAAAGGGGCTGAGCCTAAGCAGCTTAATCTCTTCACTGACCAAGAAAATTTCAATCAAAAAACAGCGAGTGAAGATTATGTCTTAGACCAGCTAGATGCTGTCGATATTAATCATTTATCACCTATTGAAGCCTTAGAATTATTGAACCAATTACAAAGGAAACTAAGCGAGGAGGACTAG
- the mutL gene encoding DNA mismatch repair endonuclease MutL, with product MIHELPEQVANQIAAGEVVERPASVVKELLENAIDAQATSIDIKVEEAGLKSIQVIDNGLGMSGEDVKLAFKRHATSKIYHSRDLFRIKTLGFRGEALPSIASVAEVSLETSDGKEGSSISLIGGDEVEYRPSHLRQGTTIRVENLFYNTPARLKHIKQLSTELSHITDVVNRLAMAHPDIRFTYNHDGRELLRTNGKGRLQEVIAAVYGFKQAQDMLAIENEDHDFQLSGYISKPELTRASRNYMSLFVNGRYIKNYVLSQAIIKGYASKLMIGRYPIAVLNISTDAQLLDVNVHPTKQEIRISKEEELYDLIQSSVQERLSPLRRIPDVGKKEITETANHQASIDLSSQEDSQQLRFDFKNQVEPAENEAFLVKETDHGKDWQAEAQTAEKGEGAHRESFPPSTSTPSDLKLASPNHEEGQVQGQRNPSFPQLDYVGQLQASYLVCSDETGMYLVDQHAAQERIKYEYFREAIGDMDTASQELLVPLVLDYPSSESHDVRQVLDRIRAMGIGIEEFGPNQFLVNYHPAWMGSDQVQEHIDSMIQLAIENKDFSVNTYREKTAIMMSCRLSIKANHYLDDRQARQLLDDLTYCENPYNCPHGRPVLIHYSNYEIERSFKRIQDAHESPKNQ from the coding sequence ATGATCCACGAACTTCCTGAACAAGTTGCTAATCAGATTGCCGCTGGGGAAGTGGTTGAACGGCCGGCTTCCGTGGTAAAAGAACTCTTAGAAAATGCGATTGATGCCCAGGCAACCAGTATCGATATCAAAGTCGAAGAGGCTGGTTTGAAGAGCATCCAAGTCATTGATAATGGTTTAGGAATGAGTGGGGAAGATGTGAAGTTGGCCTTTAAACGCCATGCTACCAGTAAAATCTATCATTCACGAGACCTCTTTCGGATCAAAACCTTGGGCTTTCGTGGTGAAGCCTTGCCCTCGATCGCCTCAGTTGCTGAAGTTTCGCTGGAAACCAGTGATGGAAAAGAGGGCTCCTCTATCAGCTTAATTGGGGGCGATGAAGTAGAGTATCGTCCTTCGCATTTACGGCAAGGAACAACCATCCGAGTAGAAAATCTATTCTACAATACCCCAGCCCGCTTAAAGCACATTAAGCAATTAAGCACCGAACTTTCTCATATTACGGATGTCGTGAACCGTTTAGCCATGGCCCATCCTGATATCCGGTTTACTTATAATCATGATGGCAGGGAGCTACTAAGGACCAATGGCAAGGGCCGCCTCCAAGAAGTTATCGCTGCAGTTTACGGTTTTAAACAGGCTCAAGACATGTTAGCGATTGAGAATGAGGACCATGATTTTCAACTCAGCGGTTATATTTCTAAACCAGAACTTACCCGGGCCTCACGCAATTATATGTCCCTATTTGTTAACGGCCGCTATATCAAAAACTATGTCCTCAGTCAGGCAATTATCAAGGGTTACGCTTCTAAGCTCATGATTGGCCGTTATCCCATAGCTGTCCTTAATATTTCTACAGATGCCCAATTACTTGATGTTAATGTCCATCCAACCAAACAAGAGATTCGCATTAGTAAGGAAGAAGAACTTTACGATCTCATCCAAAGCAGTGTTCAGGAAAGACTATCTCCCCTAAGAAGGATCCCCGATGTAGGCAAGAAAGAGATTACTGAGACAGCTAACCATCAAGCCAGCATTGATCTAAGCAGTCAAGAAGATAGCCAGCAACTGCGTTTTGATTTTAAAAATCAAGTAGAGCCAGCTGAGAATGAAGCTTTCCTAGTTAAGGAAACAGACCATGGCAAAGACTGGCAAGCGGAAGCCCAGACAGCTGAAAAAGGGGAGGGTGCTCATAGAGAAAGTTTCCCACCAAGCACAAGCACACCTAGTGATCTTAAGCTAGCTAGCCCTAATCATGAAGAGGGGCAAGTCCAAGGTCAGAGGAATCCAAGCTTCCCTCAACTGGACTATGTGGGCCAATTACAGGCTTCTTATTTGGTCTGTTCCGATGAAACCGGGATGTATTTAGTTGACCAGCATGCGGCTCAAGAACGGATTAAATATGAATATTTCCGCGAAGCCATCGGTGATATGGATACAGCTAGCCAGGAATTACTGGTTCCTTTAGTTTTAGACTATCCCTCATCAGAAAGTCATGATGTCAGACAAGTCTTAGACCGGATACGGGCTATGGGGATTGGCATTGAAGAATTTGGCCCCAATCAATTTTTAGTCAACTACCATCCCGCTTGGATGGGGAGTGACCAGGTCCAAGAACACATTGATTCCATGATCCAACTAGCCATTGAAAATAAAGATTTTTCGGTCAATACCTACCGGGAAAAAACCGCTATTATGATGTCTTGCCGGCTTTCGATAAAAGCTAACCATTATTTAGATGATCGTCAGGCCCGGCAATTGTTAGATGACCTGACTTACTGTGAGAACCCTTATAATTGCCCCCACGGACGTCCCGTTTTAATCCATTATTCTAATTATGAAATCGAACGCAGCTTCAAACGGATCCAAGATGCCCATGAAAGTCCTAAGAATCAATAA
- the msrB gene encoding peptide-methionine (R)-S-oxide reductase MsrB, producing MNQEEKNARLKELSDLAYEVTQNQATERPFSGDYDEFFEKGIYVDIVDGKPLFSSSKKYNSGCGWPAFTQPIEEDVVNEHQDTSHGMVRTEVRSQAADSHLGHVFTDGPSEAGGLRYCINSATLKFIPYEEMDQAGYSDYKKYVE from the coding sequence ATGAATCAAGAAGAAAAAAACGCTCGTTTAAAAGAACTTAGTGACTTAGCTTATGAAGTGACTCAAAATCAAGCCACTGAACGTCCTTTTTCAGGTGACTATGATGAATTTTTTGAAAAGGGAATTTACGTAGATATTGTGGATGGAAAACCCTTATTCTCTTCCAGTAAAAAATACAATTCCGGTTGTGGTTGGCCGGCTTTTACCCAGCCTATTGAAGAGGATGTTGTTAACGAGCACCAAGATACTTCACATGGCATGGTTCGTACTGAAGTACGAAGTCAAGCAGCAGACTCTCATTTGGGACATGTCTTTACTGATGGTCCAAGTGAAGCAGGGGGGTTAAGATATTGTATTAATTCTGCTACTTTAAAATTTATTCCCTATGAAGAAATGGACCAAGCTGGCTATAGTGACTACAAAAAATATGTGGAGTAA
- the ruvA gene encoding Holliday junction branch migration protein RuvA — protein MYQYIKGLLVDLTSEAVVVETAGLAYYIYFPNPYRLSDQKGQQVQVWLYQAVSQDAIRLYGFFDQAEKQLFLQLISVSGIGPKSALSILAYGDQAGFIAAIESENVKFLTKFPGVGKKTAQQIILDLQSKLSRLKSEALPADQEVISDQSESSQMMIELEAALNSLGYAKREIDQVIKKGDFSEVDNTADAIRVALRYITLK, from the coding sequence ATGTACCAATATATCAAGGGATTACTTGTTGATTTAACTAGTGAAGCGGTAGTTGTTGAAACGGCGGGACTTGCCTATTATATTTATTTTCCTAACCCTTATCGCTTAAGTGATCAAAAAGGCCAACAGGTGCAAGTTTGGCTCTACCAAGCGGTTAGCCAGGATGCCATACGCCTGTATGGCTTTTTTGATCAGGCCGAGAAACAACTCTTTTTACAATTAATAAGTGTTTCGGGAATCGGGCCTAAGAGTGCTTTATCAATTTTAGCTTATGGTGACCAAGCCGGATTTATTGCAGCGATTGAATCGGAAAATGTCAAATTCTTAACCAAGTTTCCCGGCGTTGGTAAAAAAACTGCCCAACAGATCATCTTAGACTTACAAAGTAAGCTCAGCCGCCTTAAATCCGAAGCGCTTCCAGCTGACCAAGAAGTCATTTCTGATCAATCAGAGTCAAGTCAGATGATGATTGAATTAGAAGCAGCCCTAAACAGTCTAGGTTACGCTAAGCGGGAGATTGATCAAGTGATCAAAAAAGGCGATTTTTCAGAGGTCGATAATACTGCAGATGCTATCCGAGTCGCCTTAAGATACATAACCTTAAAATAA
- the ruvB gene encoding Holliday junction branch migration DNA helicase RuvB, whose product MSSEKRLQSGEEFFEEEDMEASLRPQLLKDYIGQEETKHELSVYIHAARQRTESLDHVLLYGPPGLGKTTLANVISNEMQVNMQTSSGPAIEKTGDLLILLNELAPGDVLFIDEIHRLPRNVEEMLYSAMEDFRVDIIVGQESSAHAVQFDLPPFTLVGATTRAGSLSAPLRDRFGIIQHMRYYKVDELQEIVKRSSQIFEVTIEDEASYEIALRSRGTPRIANRLLKRVRDFAQIYNTNAIIDLAITERALSILKIDKAGLDDLDRRILETIIFYYQGGPVGLSTIAANLSEEKETIEDMYEPYLIQMGFLQRTPRGRMATAKAYQHLGIDKEENEDDLKNDRL is encoded by the coding sequence ATGTCTAGTGAAAAAAGGCTTCAAAGCGGTGAAGAATTTTTTGAAGAAGAAGACATGGAGGCTAGCTTAAGGCCGCAACTTCTCAAAGACTACATTGGTCAGGAAGAAACCAAGCACGAACTATCGGTTTATATCCATGCTGCTAGACAGCGAACGGAATCCTTAGACCATGTCTTGTTATACGGCCCACCGGGATTAGGAAAAACCACCTTAGCCAATGTCATTAGTAATGAAATGCAGGTCAATATGCAGACCAGTAGCGGTCCAGCCATTGAAAAAACGGGTGATCTTTTAATTTTACTCAACGAACTGGCCCCTGGAGATGTCTTATTTATCGATGAAATCCACCGCCTGCCCCGCAATGTCGAAGAAATGCTCTACAGTGCTATGGAGGACTTTCGTGTTGATATTATTGTTGGCCAAGAGAGTTCAGCCCACGCGGTTCAATTTGATCTGCCTCCATTTACCTTGGTAGGAGCCACGACTAGGGCTGGGAGCTTATCTGCTCCTTTAAGGGACCGCTTCGGTATCATCCAGCATATGCGCTATTATAAGGTGGATGAATTACAAGAAATCGTTAAGCGAAGTAGCCAAATCTTTGAGGTAACCATCGAAGATGAAGCAAGTTATGAAATTGCCTTACGGTCGCGTGGAACCCCTCGGATTGCCAACCGCTTATTGAAGCGGGTCAGAGACTTTGCTCAGATATATAATACCAATGCAATCATTGATTTAGCAATCACTGAAAGAGCCCTAAGTATTTTAAAAATTGATAAGGCTGGTTTAGATGATCTTGACCGACGCATCTTAGAGACTATTATTTTCTATTATCAAGGTGGCCCGGTAGGCTTATCCACTATTGCGGCTAATTTATCAGAAGAAAAAGAAACCATTGAAGATATGTATGAACCTTATTTAATTCAAATGGGTTTTTTACAACGTACCCCTAGAGGGCGTATGGCCACGGCTAAGGCCTACCAACATTTAGGAATTGATAAAGAGGAGAACGAGGATGACCTTAAAAACGACAGATTATGA
- the queA gene encoding tRNA preQ1(34) S-adenosylmethionine ribosyltransferase-isomerase QueA: MTLKTTDYDYDLPEELIAQSPTKDRLNCRLLCLNAKDGHYQDKMFSAIKEEFEAGDVLVLNNTRVLPARLYGEKEETGGHVEVLLLNNVEGDLWETLVKPGRRLKAGTKLSFGDGRLKAEIKETLDYGGGRLLEFYYDGIFLEILESLGEMPLPPYIKNKLTDPDRYQTVYAKVNGSAAAPTAGLHFTEDYLKSLQEKGVKIAYLTLHVGLGTFRPVNEEDLSDHQMHSEFYRLDPENAEMISQAQANGHHVIACGTTCIRTLETIGQKFDGQVKADSGWTDIFIYPGFKFTVVDHFITNFHLPKSTLVMLVAAFAGRDHVLNAYRHAVEEKYQFFSFGDAMFVRGPQYIEK, translated from the coding sequence ATGACCTTAAAAACGACAGATTATGATTATGATTTACCCGAAGAACTCATTGCCCAAAGTCCCACTAAGGATCGCTTAAACTGTCGACTTTTATGCTTGAATGCTAAAGATGGCCACTACCAGGATAAGATGTTTTCAGCTATTAAAGAGGAGTTTGAAGCAGGGGATGTCTTAGTCTTAAATAATACTCGGGTCTTACCGGCCCGTCTTTACGGCGAAAAAGAGGAGACCGGTGGCCACGTTGAAGTATTACTCTTAAACAATGTGGAAGGCGACCTTTGGGAGACCCTGGTTAAACCAGGACGACGCTTGAAAGCCGGCACCAAGCTTAGCTTTGGCGATGGGCGTTTGAAGGCTGAAATCAAAGAAACACTTGACTATGGTGGTGGTCGCCTGCTGGAATTTTATTATGATGGGATTTTCTTAGAGATTTTAGAGAGTCTAGGAGAGATGCCTCTACCACCTTACATTAAGAACAAATTAACTGATCCAGACCGTTATCAAACAGTTTATGCTAAAGTGAATGGCTCGGCAGCAGCCCCGACAGCGGGTTTACACTTTACTGAGGACTATCTAAAGAGCCTACAGGAAAAAGGAGTTAAGATTGCTTATCTGACCCTCCATGTCGGTTTGGGAACTTTTCGACCAGTGAATGAAGAAGATCTGAGTGACCACCAAATGCATTCAGAATTTTATCGCTTAGATCCAGAAAATGCTGAAATGATTAGTCAAGCCCAAGCAAATGGCCACCATGTCATTGCTTGCGGGACAACCTGTATTCGTACTTTAGAGACTATTGGTCAAAAATTTGATGGCCAAGTGAAAGCTGATTCTGGCTGGACTGATATTTTCATTTATCCAGGTTTTAAGTTTACTGTGGTGGATCATTTCATTACCAACTTCCATTTACCTAAATCAACCCTAGTGATGTTGGTGGCTGCTTTTGCTGGAAGAGACCATGTGCTTAACGCCTATCGGCATGCGGTCGAGGAGAAGTATCAATTCTTTTCTTTTGGGGATGCCATGTTTGTCCGCGGCCCGCAATACATAGAAAAATAA